From Streptomyces sp. NBC_01754, a single genomic window includes:
- a CDS encoding ParB/RepB/Spo0J family partition protein, which translates to MSERRRGLGRGLGALIPAAPQEQEPSASGAMGTARTGTVRSDRGVAVARVTALAPGRVVPEPSSPADTGAVRGTDSAGAYFAEIPLSQIVPNPKQPRVVFDQDALDELVTSIKEVGLLQPVVVRKVAEERYELVMGERRWRACGEAGLEDIPAIVRATDDEKLLLDALLENLHRAQLNPLEEAAAYDQLLKDFNCTHDQLADRIGRSRPQVSNTLRLLRLSPQVQRRVAAGVLSAGHARALLSLDDSEEQDRLAHRIVAEGLSVRAVEEIVNLRGSELADSAKPRGPRAGGRVSPALTDLASRLSDRFETRVKVDLGQKKGKIVVEFASMEDLDRILGSLAPGEGRVLERSVEEEADEA; encoded by the coding sequence GTGAGTGAGCGTCGTAGGGGGCTGGGGCGTGGGCTCGGTGCGCTGATTCCCGCAGCTCCCCAGGAGCAGGAGCCGTCGGCTTCCGGTGCCATGGGCACGGCCAGGACGGGCACCGTGCGGTCCGACCGGGGAGTGGCTGTGGCGAGGGTGACGGCCCTGGCGCCTGGCCGGGTCGTCCCGGAGCCGAGTTCCCCGGCGGACACAGGCGCCGTCAGGGGAACGGACTCGGCCGGGGCGTACTTCGCCGAGATCCCGCTCAGCCAGATCGTGCCCAACCCCAAGCAGCCTCGTGTGGTCTTCGATCAGGACGCCCTCGACGAGCTGGTGACCTCCATCAAGGAGGTCGGGCTTCTTCAGCCGGTGGTCGTGCGCAAGGTGGCCGAGGAGCGCTATGAGCTCGTCATGGGTGAGCGGCGCTGGCGGGCCTGCGGTGAAGCGGGGCTGGAGGACATCCCGGCGATCGTCCGGGCGACCGACGACGAGAAGCTGCTGCTCGACGCGCTCCTGGAGAACCTGCACCGGGCCCAGCTGAACCCGCTGGAGGAGGCCGCGGCATACGACCAGCTGCTCAAGGACTTCAACTGCACGCATGACCAGCTGGCAGACCGTATCGGCCGGTCCCGGCCGCAGGTGTCCAATACGCTGCGGCTGCTGCGGTTGTCCCCGCAGGTACAGCGCAGGGTGGCGGCCGGGGTGCTCTCGGCCGGTCACGCGCGGGCACTGCTCTCGTTGGACGACTCCGAGGAGCAGGACCGGCTGGCCCACCGCATCGTGGCAGAAGGCTTGTCGGTGCGTGCGGTCGAGGAGATCGTGAACCTGCGTGGCTCCGAACTGGCCGACTCAGCGAAGCCGCGAGGGCCCCGGGCCGGGGGGCGAGTCTCACCGGCACTGACAGACCTGGCCTCCAGGCTCTCGGACCGCTTCGAGACGCGGGTGAAGGTCGACCTCGGACAGAAGAAGGGCAAGATCGTCGTCGAGTTCGCCTCGATGGAGGATCTGGACCGCATTCTCGGCAGTCTCGCCCCGGGCGAGGGCCGCGTGCTGGAGCGCAGCGTCGAAGAGGAAGCCGACGAGGCCTGA